Genomic DNA from Thermanaerothrix sp.:
CGGGGTGTTGCTCTCGAAGTCCGTGTCCAGAAAGTATATTGGAAGGGGGTAACCGGACTGCCCAACGTAGTCGTACACCCAAGTGCGCACCTTGACGGGTCGGCCCTCCAGGGTTACGGATACCTCGTTGGGGAGCAGGGTGAGATACTCCTCGGGCTTCCATTCCACGGGGCTTTCCTTCTGGTACCCCGTTTCGTCTATGTGCTGGATGAAATAACCCTTCCTGTATAGGAGAGTAACCGCCGCCATGGGCACTCCAAGGTCTGCGGCGCTTTTTATTATATCCCCCGCCAACACCCCAAGGCCGCCGGAGTAGGTTGGAATCTCGGGCCTTATGGCGATCTCCATGGAGAAATAGGCCACGGACCTGAAGACCGGGTCGTGTTCCAGGGTCTTGAGCATCGAGTTGCCTATGTTGTCCCCGTAGGTCATTATCGTCATCAGCGTACCCCCCTCATAGATTATGATTGCAGGGCATAACAAACCTAAGGCGATGCATCATCTTGATGACATTGTATCATTCATTCCGTTGGCGGCATTATCATCCGGGCAGGGCAAAGCCCAGCTCCCGTGCCAGCTCAAGCCACATAGGCCCCAGCTGGTGCCCCGTGGACTCCAGCTTCCTCCATACCTCGTTCTGGAGCCTCCAGAGGTCCAGGGGGACCCCCAGGTCCCTGAAGCGGCGGATCGTCTCCAGGACGTCGGCTATTCCTGCCTCCTCGTCCTCACCTCCGTTTCGTAAGGACCTTATGCGGTCATGCAGAGCCTCGGTCAGGGCCGGGGCCACTTGATCCATGTGGGGTTTTATGCCCATGTCCATGGCTTCTTTTAGAAGTTCCTCCAGCGGCGATCCCGGTTTGGATAACCCCATGGGATCCAATTGGGATAGAAGTTCCCTGGTCCTCCCCCTCATCACTATCTCTGCCGCGGCGGTCATTAGGGAAGGGGGGGTAAGGCCAAGATCCCCTAACTGGGCTATTAGGCGGCGGTTGTCTTCCAGTATGGAGCGGGAGAGGTCCTCGTAGCGATCTTCCGCCGCTTGGGCCCGTTGCATGCCCATGGAGGCCCTCTCGTCCTCCGGGAGCGCCTCCGGCCCCCGGGGCCCAATGGGCAGCGCTTGCCTAAGACGATCCCCAAAACTTATTATATCTAATTTAATAAAATCCTTGATAAGGGCTTCGGCGTCAACCTTCTTATCACTGAGCCAACAACGGTCGTCCAAGCCTCCGGCGGAAAGGACCGCCCCGGAGCCGGACCAGGTCTTCCCGGTTCTCTGATCGGTCACCGACAGGGTCCCAACCCTCAATGCCACGCCTGCGGAGGCGGCTTCCTTGAGTCTGGAGGAGCAGAAAAAGGAGTAGAAGGTGCCGGAGGTCTTAAGCATGATGGAGGCCGCCGCCATGTCCTCCAGAGTGCGCCTTTGGGGCATCACCGTGCGGTTGAGCACCTCAAGACCGTTGGGCAGCTCTTTCGTGTTACCCTCCGCGGTCTTTAGGATTTGACGGAACTCCCCGGACACGTCCATCCCGGAGGCCTCTTCGGTGAGCTCCAGGGCCCTTTGGGCGTAAGCTAAGATTTGGCGGGTCTCTATGCCGCCGATGTCGTTGAAGAACCACCCGCAGGAGGTGTACATGAAGAGCCGCATCCGCTGGGCCTCCAACAGGGTGAGGACCCTTATGCCCTCCGAGTCATCGATGCCCGGCAGGTGCTCCTTGAGGAAGTCCTGTCTCTTTTTAAGGGGAGATGGGTTGGAGTCCCTTCGGTCCAGAAGTGCCTTTATGAACAGGTTGCGCAGTTCCCAGGGATCCGTTAATGGGGAGATCATTTGATCGTAGACCTGGTCTATGCGATCCCTGATGTGATCCAGGGCGGCCCTTAACGGGGCCCTCCAGCGCTGGTGCCAGCCCACATGTCCGCCGGTGTGGCATCCGCAGTCGCTTCTCCAGCGTTCTACCCCGTGGGCGCAGGACCACGAGGTGTTCTCCGCCACCCTGCACTGCCACAGGGGGGGGTGCTTTTTGAGGAAGGCCCCTGGGTTTGTTAGAAACAGGTCTTTTCGTTGAGATATGAGCTGAAACGCCCTGGCCAAGGCCATCTCTCCGAAACGGTGGTGGTGCCCGTAGGTTTCACCGTCGGTGGCTATGGTTAGAAGCCGAGGTTCGTTATCATCGGGGAGCAACCCCATCAGGTGCTGGGCGAACCGGTCGCCGTTGTCCAAAAGGCCTCCGAAGGCTATGGCCTGGGAGGTTGCCCCGTGGTAGAAGATTATGTCCACGTGCCGCCCCGATGGCAGGTGCTGCCTGTAGGGCCTTGTGACGTCCAGCCCGGCGCCTCCAGGAGTCTCGACCCATGGCCCATCCGGTGGACGCACCGCGGCGCATTGATGGGGGGCTAGGATGGTGAAGCCTATTCCAAGGCGGGCCAACTCCTCAAGGGTTTCCATGTCCACCGCGGTCTCGGGCAGCCACATGCCCGCTGGGGGTCTTCCAAAGCGGGCCTTGAAGTCCTCTATGCTCCATAGGATCTGAGTCCTCTTGTCCTTGTGGGTCGCCAAGGGCATTATCATGTGGTTGTAACACTGGGCTATTGCGTTGCCGCACCCCAGGTTTGCCTCCGATGTCCTGTCCGCCTGGGCCATGTGGTAATCCAGGATCGGGTCGTGGCGCAGTATCCAGCGGTGGAGGGTGGGCCCCACGTTAAAACTCATGTGCAGGTAGTTGTTGATTATGTGCACTATCCCGCCCGAGGAGTCCACCAGGCGGGCGGCCCTGTTGGGTCTGTAGCATTCGTCGGTTACCCTGGAGTTCCAGTCATGAGATGGGGCAGCGGAAGGATCCAGAAGGACCTCGTCTAGCCATGGGTCCTCCCTCGGGGGTTGATAGAAGTGGGCGTGGACGCAAATTCCTCTCAAGGTGTTTCCACCTCCCCTCTATACCATTACATTATACATTGGTTTGCAGAGGAGGTCTTTATCTGCCTTAGCGACATTTTGGAGGTGATCCCCTTGCTGGAGGATCTTTCGCATCACCTGTTGGACATAGCGGAGAACGGAGTTAACGCCGGGGCGGACTTTGTGGACATGGGGCTGGAGGAGGATGTGGAGGGAGATCTGGTGAGGATGTGGGTTAGGGACAACGGAAGGGGGATGCCCAAGGAGGTGGCCGAGATGGCGGTGGATCCCTTTTACACCTCCAGGAGCACCAGGAGAGTGGGGCTTGGGCTGCCGTTCTTAAAGCAGGCTGCGGAGGCGTGCGGTGGCGCCTTCCGGCTGGAGTCAAAGCCCGGGGAGGGCACCCTTACGGAGGCGTCCTTCCGGTTGAGCCACATAGACAGGCCTCCCGTGGGAGACCTTGGATCCACCATGATGACCCTGCTCTCCGGGCACCCTAAGGTGCGCTGGAGGCTTACGTTCAAGTGCAGGGGGGTGTACGTCTTCGATTCCGCCGAGGCCCTTGAGATCTTGGAGGATCCCGAGCTTTTCAAGACCCCTGACGTGTGCCTGTGGGTCAGGGACTCCGTGAGGGAAGGGGTTGAAGGGGCCAGAAGAGGAGTTTAATGTTCCTTTGGGCGGCCCTTGCGTGTGCGGGGGTTTCAAAATACAATAATGGACAAGAGTAGCCCTGCGGTGTTCGTGGAAGGGGTGTAGAGTCTTGAGCCAACACTTTCAACCCGCCGGGGCCTTCTCCGTTCCGGTGATGACAGCCTTCAAGGCAGTCTGATTCCAAGGTTCGGGGGGCTCCATATATTGAGGCAGCGGGTCAAGGCCTTCCCCGCACGGCATCGCGGGGTTATCTCGTTCCGCTAATTTGAGCGGTTTTAACCCGGCCGGACCCCAAGGTTTATCTGGGGCCGGCCTTTTTGCTTGTTAAACAAACCATCACAAGTTTGCAAGTCTTCTGGAGGTGTGTTAGATGAGCCACTCCCCGTCCCCCTTGTGGGGTCCGTGCCTTTCCAAGGCGGTGATATTCGATTGGGACGGGGTTCTGGTGGACAGCCGGCTGGACTTCTCCCCCCTAAGGGAGAAGTACTTCGGGGGACGGCGGGTCATGCTCCTTGAGGAAGCTGACTCCCTGGGAGAGCCCTTGAGGTCCAACCTGTTGATGGACCTTGAGGCCATAGAGGTTGAGGGGGCCCTCAAAAGCGTGCCCGTTGGGGGGGCCGTTCAGGTGTTGAAGTTCCTTGAGGATCGCGGGATACCTTGGGGAGTGGTCTCCAGAAACTGCAGGAGGGCCATGGAGGCGGCCTCCAAGGCATCGGGGATCCAGTTGCCTTCGGTTACCATATCAAGGGACGACTTCACGCCTCCTAAACCGGATCCCGCCCCTCTTCTACACGCGGCGTCGCTGCTTGGGGCCTCCCCCTGGGACTGTCTGTTCCTGGGGGATTACGTGTACGACCTCATAGGGGGCCGCAGGGCCTCTATGAGGACTTGCCTTGTGAACCGCTTCGAAGAGGCCTGGGCTCCCCTGGCGGACCTCTGCTTTGAAGACATGTTCCAGCTTTTGGAGCATCTTATGGAACCTAGGATGTGCGTGCCCTGGGAGTATAGGCCTGTGGCGGAGCTCGTGGGCGTCGATGGACTGGTTGAGCGGTTTAAGTCCATAGGCCTGGTGGAGCTTAGGCAGGGCTTCTGGGAGAATGCCTTCGCCGCCGCGTCCATGGGATGTGGGGCCTTCTTCATGGAGGACGTGGAGGTGTCCTACGGGCACTTTCTCATGTGTCCATCCATCCCGGTGTCCGCCATGGGCTCATCCCTTAGGAGGACCTTGGGGGAGGCGCTGCGAAAGTCCTTCCCCCTCGTGAGGATCCTTGACCGCCCCGAGCCGTCCGCCGTACCCGTGGAAGAGCTCCTGTCCCGCTGGGGAAGTGGGGGTGCAGGACATGGAGAAGGGGTTTAAGGTTCCGCTTCCCGAGAGGTTCCGGCCTAGGAGCCTCGATGAGTACGTGGGGCAGGAGCACCTCTTAGGTCCCGAGGGCCCCCTGGGGCTGCTCATACGGACTAACTCTATTCGCAGCTGCATCCTCTACGGACCTCCGGGGGTGGGGAAGACCACCTTGGTGCGTCTTATGGGATCCGCCACTGGCAGGGAGCTTTTGGAGATAAACGCGGTAACTTCAAAGCTCAGCGACCTTAGGGCTTTGGCGGATCGGGCGGTGTCGCTCCTGTCCATGGGGTTTGACCCTCCCATAGCCTTTGTGGATGAGATATACCACTTCAATTCCCAGCAGCAGAATGTGCTGCTGCCCTTCGTAGAGTCCGGACAGATGGTTCTGGTGGGGACCACCACGGAGAACCCTTGGTTTGAGATAAACAAGACCCTGCTTTCCAGGATGTTGGTCTACCAGATGAAGCCGCTGGAGGATTCCCACGTGCTCCTGGTCCTCCAGCGGGCCCTGGAGGACCAGGAAAGGGGGTTGGGCCGCTTGGGGTTGTCCGCCACAAAGGAAGCCCTTGGGGCCTTGGCTTCCTCCTCTTCCGGGGACTTAAGACAGGCGCTCTTAAGGCTTGAGGGGGTTGCCTTGGGGGTTGCCGCCATGGGGGGGAGCTCCATAAGGGAGGAGCACGTCTTTGCCTTTGCGGGTAGCTCCTTCAGGCGTTATGATAGAAAGGGAGATCAACATTACAATTTGATATCTGCTTTTATAAAGAGCGTCCGGGGCTCCGATCCGGACGGCGCGGTCTACTGGCTGGCCAGGATGTTGGAGTCCGGCGAGGATCCCCGCTTCATAGCCCGCAGGATATGCATTCTTGCCGCCGAGGAAGTGGGGCTGGCGGATCCCATGGGGTTGGTCTTGGCGGAGGCCGCCGCGTCAGCCTTCGACCGGGTGGGTTTGCCGGAGGGGGACATGTTGCTGGCGGAGGCGGTCATTTACCTGGCCGCGGCGCCCAAGAGCAATAAAGCTTACGAGGCCATAAGATCCGCAAGGAAGGCCGTGGAGGATGGGGACCTGATGGATGTCCCGGAGCATCTGATCCCTGGGAGCGCCAGTTACGTGTATCCCCATGGGGATCCCAGGGGGTGGGTTCCGGCAAGTTACCTTCCGGAGCCTAGGAGGTTCTACAGGCCCACGGACCGGGGGATGGAGGCAAGGATAAAGGACAGGTTGAGGCGCCTTTGGCGCCGTTTCGGCGAAGAATGAGAAGGATGACCCTCTTGAGGAGGTGAAGGGGTGGACAGCTCTACTCTTAAGTCGCTTCTCCACGGAGTTAAAAGCGCTTCCTCCAAGTCAGAGCTGCTTTCGGTTTTCTTCAAGGGCCTTTGTGAGATATCCAAAAGTCCTAGCTGCGCCATTTGGTTCTCCGACGGGGAAGACGAGGCTTACTTTTGGGACGACGGAGATTTAAGATCCCTTAAGGACTTTCCCAAGGAGACCGCCGATAGGCTTTGGCTGTACCTCAAGTCCATCGAGTCCCCCAGCGACGTTCCCGCCGTGAGGGAGAGGGACAACCCCCTTTGTTTCCCCGGCTGGCTCTGCGTTGACAGGGGAGCTTTGGCCCCCTTCAACACCTGGCGCATGTCCGGCTGGGTCGGCGTCTTCGGAAGGGCTTCCTCTTACAACTCCGACGACCTCTTGTCCCTGTGGATCCTTGGCGAGCTGTTCGCCCTTTCGCTGGATGCCGTGAGAGGCAGGGTGAAGCTCAGCGAGATGGAGCAGTGGGGCCACTACCTCAGGACTCCCCTTTGGACCTTGTCCCTTGCCTTGGAGGATCTTAAGAACCAGTACTCTCCTCAAAGCG
This window encodes:
- a CDS encoding replication-associated recombination protein A, translating into MEKGFKVPLPERFRPRSLDEYVGQEHLLGPEGPLGLLIRTNSIRSCILYGPPGVGKTTLVRLMGSATGRELLEINAVTSKLSDLRALADRAVSLLSMGFDPPIAFVDEIYHFNSQQQNVLLPFVESGQMVLVGTTTENPWFEINKTLLSRMLVYQMKPLEDSHVLLVLQRALEDQERGLGRLGLSATKEALGALASSSSGDLRQALLRLEGVALGVAAMGGSSIREEHVFAFAGSSFRRYDRKGDQHYNLISAFIKSVRGSDPDGAVYWLARMLESGEDPRFIARRICILAAEEVGLADPMGLVLAEAAASAFDRVGLPEGDMLLAEAVIYLAAAPKSNKAYEAIRSARKAVEDGDLMDVPEHLIPGSASYVYPHGDPRGWVPASYLPEPRRFYRPTDRGMEARIKDRLRRLWRRFGEE
- a CDS encoding HAD family hydrolase; the encoded protein is MSHSPSPLWGPCLSKAVIFDWDGVLVDSRLDFSPLREKYFGGRRVMLLEEADSLGEPLRSNLLMDLEAIEVEGALKSVPVGGAVQVLKFLEDRGIPWGVVSRNCRRAMEAASKASGIQLPSVTISRDDFTPPKPDPAPLLHAASLLGASPWDCLFLGDYVYDLIGGRRASMRTCLVNRFEEAWAPLADLCFEDMFQLLEHLMEPRMCVPWEYRPVAELVGVDGLVERFKSIGLVELRQGFWENAFAAASMGCGAFFMEDVEVSYGHFLMCPSIPVSAMGSSLRRTLGEALRKSFPLVRILDRPEPSAVPVEELLSRWGSGGAGHGEGV
- a CDS encoding DUF3536 domain-containing protein; the protein is MRGICVHAHFYQPPREDPWLDEVLLDPSAAPSHDWNSRVTDECYRPNRAARLVDSSGGIVHIINNYLHMSFNVGPTLHRWILRHDPILDYHMAQADRTSEANLGCGNAIAQCYNHMIMPLATHKDKRTQILWSIEDFKARFGRPPAGMWLPETAVDMETLEELARLGIGFTILAPHQCAAVRPPDGPWVETPGGAGLDVTRPYRQHLPSGRHVDIIFYHGATSQAIAFGGLLDNGDRFAQHLMGLLPDDNEPRLLTIATDGETYGHHHRFGEMALARAFQLISQRKDLFLTNPGAFLKKHPPLWQCRVAENTSWSCAHGVERWRSDCGCHTGGHVGWHQRWRAPLRAALDHIRDRIDQVYDQMISPLTDPWELRNLFIKALLDRRDSNPSPLKKRQDFLKEHLPGIDDSEGIRVLTLLEAQRMRLFMYTSCGWFFNDIGGIETRQILAYAQRALELTEEASGMDVSGEFRQILKTAEGNTKELPNGLEVLNRTVMPQRRTLEDMAAASIMLKTSGTFYSFFCSSRLKEAASAGVALRVGTLSVTDQRTGKTWSGSGAVLSAGGLDDRCWLSDKKVDAEALIKDFIKLDIISFGDRLRQALPIGPRGPEALPEDERASMGMQRAQAAEDRYEDLSRSILEDNRRLIAQLGDLGLTPPSLMTAAAEIVMRGRTRELLSQLDPMGLSKPGSPLEELLKEAMDMGIKPHMDQVAPALTEALHDRIRSLRNGGEDEEAGIADVLETIRRFRDLGVPLDLWRLQNEVWRKLESTGHQLGPMWLELARELGFALPG
- a CDS encoding sensor histidine kinase, whose protein sequence is MIPLLEDLSHHLLDIAENGVNAGADFVDMGLEEDVEGDLVRMWVRDNGRGMPKEVAEMAVDPFYTSRSTRRVGLGLPFLKQAAEACGGAFRLESKPGEGTLTEASFRLSHIDRPPVGDLGSTMMTLLSGHPKVRWRLTFKCRGVYVFDSAEALEILEDPELFKTPDVCLWVRDSVREGVEGARRGV